The Carassius gibelio isolate Cgi1373 ecotype wild population from Czech Republic chromosome B9, carGib1.2-hapl.c, whole genome shotgun sequence genome includes a region encoding these proteins:
- the tspearb gene encoding thrombospondin-type laminin G domain and EAR repeat-containing protein: MSELLLLACVLLSWIITCQSGPWRPCTDLLPLDLLSRVLPVSGRAQDGIRMVQSRGARGFQFSGSPQLFSFPASQLFINCFFFPAEFSIVVTLKIPQMAPEKSEYIFTLLEGDSDELLLGLRLSQNKFQLLQKGHGSRKRITFKAVGLDDNRWHTVVLAVTGRYTILTVDCGTPLELELERPFPDDLDTTGSTFFIASRKRWNGLFSGLIRQLVFLPGSDATSQICPSSEPRLSVLSVPQALLHLPIKPSSTDLPLHPYEAEVRVTAGVIPPCGHSEEGQLWFNTLKRGLFLCDGITWLNMLQVKEKLDYVEDHQDLFTNSETFDIEVFHITSVGLFMATANRDSNLGSGIYKWTDGRFERYQNISTYDAQAWQYFTVGIKKFLVVANCRSKDAGDQEQSVIYKWSSRKLKFIRYQTLNTHSARDWEAFSIQDETFLAVANHRQGERNHNIDSVIYKWNPVTQFFEVNQTIPTTGAYDWEFFTIGPYSFLAVANTFNGRSTVIDSTIYIWLGGMFQPYQFITTFGAIDWEMFQIENRVFLAVANSQMLTEEGKILYSINSTIYELSMASQTFVKFQEIETNSALDWEYFTVGDDKFLVVANSYDGNSYSLNSVIYRWQGYEGFIPVHRLPTNGCRDWEYFNTTDGSYLIYSSARAALSKVLKLRTI, translated from the exons ATGTcggagctgctgctgctggcctGTGTGCTCCTCTCCTGGATCATCACCTGCCAATCTGGACCATGGAGACCTTGCACAG ATCTGTTACCACTGGACCTCCTGTCCCGGGTGCTTCCTGTGTCCGGCAGGGCTCAGGATGGGATACGCATGGTCCAGTCCAGAGGTGCTCGTGGATTTCAGTTTTCTGGATCTCCACAGCTGTTCAGCTTCCCTGCCTCTCAGCTCTTCATTAACTGTTTCTTCTTCCCCGCTGAGTTCTCCATCGTTGTCACACTGAAAATCCCACAGATGGCTCCTGAG AAGAGTGAATACATCTTCACACTGTTGGAGGGAGATTCAGATGAGCTGCTCCTCGGCCTGCGTCTGTCCCAAAACAAGTTCCAATTGCTACAGAAGGGTCACGGTAGCAGGAAACGCATCACTTTTAAGGCAGTAGGGCTGGATGATAACCGCTGGCACACTGTGGTCTTGGCAGTGACGGGACGCTACACAATTCTCACTGTGGACTGTGGCACACCTCTAGAACT AGAGCTTGAAAGACCTTTCCCTGATGATCTAGATACAACTGGTTCCACATTCTTCATTGCTAGCAGAAAACGATGGAACGGCCTATTTTCT GGTCTGATACGGCAGCTAGTTTTTTTACCTGGTTCAGATGCTACCTCACAAATTTGTCCCTCGTCTGAGCCCCGGCTGTCCGTGCTCTCAGTTCCTCAGGCCCTCTTACACCTGCCAATCAAACCATCATCCACTGACCTTCCCCTCCACCCTTATG AGGCGGAGGTTCGGGTGACTGCTGGTGTGATTCCTCCCTGTGGACACTCAGAGGAGGGACAGCTGTGGTTTAACACACTGAAGAGAGGACTGTTTCTCTGTGATGGGATTACATGGCTCAATATGCTGCAGG TGAAAGAGAAGCTGGACTACGTGGAGGATCACCAGGATTTATTTACCAACTCTGAGACATTTGACATTGAGGTTTTCCACATCACTTCTGTTGGACTTTTCATGGCGACCGCCAACCGTGATTCCAACCTTGGATCAGGAATTTACAAATGGACAGATGGGAGGTTTGAACGATATCAAAACATCAGCACCTATGATGCACAAGCATGGCAGTACTTCACAGTGGGCATAAAG AAGTTCCTGGTTGTTGCTAACTGCAGAAGTAAGGATGCAGGAGACCAGGAGCAGTCTGTGATCTATAAGTGGAGCTCGAGGAAGCTGAAATTTATTCGCTAtcagacactgaacacacacagcgCTCGTGACTGGGAGGCTTTCAGCATTCAAGATGAAACTTTCCTCGCGGTGGCCAATCATAGGCAAG gAGAGAGAAACCATAACATTGACAGTGTAATCTACAAGTGGAACCCAGTTACTCAGTTTTTTGAGGTCAATCAGACAATCCCCACCACTGGTGCTTACGACTGGGAGTTTTTCACCATCGGCCCATATTCCTTTCTCGCAGTCGCTAACACTTTCAATGGGAGATCTACAGTCATTGATTCTACCATCTATATCTGGCTGGGAGGGATGTTTCAGCCTTATCAGTTCATTACA ACCTTTGGGGCGATAGACTGGGAGATGTTCCAGATTGAAAACAGGGTCTTCTTGGCTGTGGCCAACAGTCAGATGCTCACGGAGGAGGGCAAGATTCTGTACTCCATCAACTCCACCATCTATGAGCTCAGCATGGCATCTCAGACCTTCGTCAAGTTTCAGGAGATTGAAACGAACAG TGCTTTGGACTGGGAGTATTTTACAGTGGGAGATGACAAGTTCCTGGTGGTCGCCAACTCCTACGATGGAAACTCATACTCTCTTAATAGTGTTATATACAG GTGGCAGGGTTATGAGGGGTTTATCCCGGTGCACAGACTGCCCACCAATGGCTGCAGAGATTGGGAATATTTTAACACAACCGATGGCTCCTACCTCATCTACTCCAGTGCCAGAGCTGCTCTCTCTAAAGTCCTTAAATTAAGGACCATCTAG
- the tra2b gene encoding transformer-2 protein homolog beta isoform X2, producing the protein MSDAEKEFVERESRSTSRSPSPKGSAKSASRSPARSKEGSHHSKSRSRSRSKTRSRSHRSSRRQYSRSRSRSHSRRRRSRSRSHSSEYRRRRSHSHSPMSNRRRHLGDRVNPDPNSCLGVFGLSLYTTERDLRDVFSKFGPLSEVNIVYDQQSRRSRGFAFVYFENREDSKEAKERANGMELDGRRIRVDYSITKRPHTPTPGIYMGRPTYGGGPSVSRRRDHYDRSYERGYDRYDERDYYNSRRRSPSPYYGRGPYRSRSRSRSYSPRHY; encoded by the exons ATGAGTGACGCCGAGAAGGAATTCGTTGAGCGG GAGTCCCGTTCGACCTCTAGGAGCCCAAGTCCTAAAGGATCTGCTAAGTCAGCCAGTCGCTCACCTGCTCGGTCGAAAGAGGGATCCCACCACTCCAAGTCCCGCTCGCGCTCCAGGTCCAAGACTCG GTCCCGTTCCCATCGGAGCTCTCGCCGACAATACAGTCGCTCCCGTTCACGCTCTCATTCTCGCCGGAGACGTTCACGCAGCCGCTCACACAGCAGTGAATATCGTCGCCGCCGCAGTCATAGTCATTCTCCTATGTCCAACCGTAGACGACACCTTGGAGATCGG GTAAACCCAGACCCAAACAGCTGCCTGGGAGTGTTTGGCCTGAGCCTGTACACCACAGAGAGAGACCTGAGGGATGTCTTCTCCAAGTTTGGCCCTCTGAGTGAAGTCAACATTGTGTATGACCAGCAGTCTCGACGCTCCAGGGGCTTTGCCTTTGTCTACTTTGAGAACAGAGAAGATTCAAAAGAG GCTAAGGAGCGTGCAAATGGTATGGAACTAGATGGCCGTAGAATCAGAGTCGACTACTCGATTACCAAGAGGCCACACACACCTACTCCAGGAATATACATGGGGAGACCAACATA TGGCGGAGGCCCGAGTGTAAGCCGTCGCCGTGATCACTATGATCGAAGCTATGAGCGTGGATATGATCGCTATGATGAACGTGACTACTACAACAGCAG GAGAAGATCTCCCTCTCCTTACTACGGCCGAGGACCGTACAGGTCAAGATCACGCTCTCGCTCCTACTCCCCTC gtCATTACTGA
- the tra2b gene encoding transformer-2 protein homolog beta isoform X1, which yields MSDAEKEFVERESRSTSRSPSPKGSAKSASRSPARSKEGSHHSKSRSRSRSKTRSRSHRSSRRQYSRSRSRSHSRRRRSRSRSHSSEYRRRRSHSHSPMSNRRRHLGDRVNPDPNSCLGVFGLSLYTTERDLRDVFSKFGPLSEVNIVYDQQSRRSRGFAFVYFENREDSKEAKERANGMELDGRRIRVDYSITKRPHTPTPGIYMGRPTYGGGPSVSRRRDHYDRSYERGYDRYDERDYYNSRSYRRRSPSPYYGRGPYRSRSRSRSYSPRHY from the exons ATGAGTGACGCCGAGAAGGAATTCGTTGAGCGG GAGTCCCGTTCGACCTCTAGGAGCCCAAGTCCTAAAGGATCTGCTAAGTCAGCCAGTCGCTCACCTGCTCGGTCGAAAGAGGGATCCCACCACTCCAAGTCCCGCTCGCGCTCCAGGTCCAAGACTCG GTCCCGTTCCCATCGGAGCTCTCGCCGACAATACAGTCGCTCCCGTTCACGCTCTCATTCTCGCCGGAGACGTTCACGCAGCCGCTCACACAGCAGTGAATATCGTCGCCGCCGCAGTCATAGTCATTCTCCTATGTCCAACCGTAGACGACACCTTGGAGATCGG GTAAACCCAGACCCAAACAGCTGCCTGGGAGTGTTTGGCCTGAGCCTGTACACCACAGAGAGAGACCTGAGGGATGTCTTCTCCAAGTTTGGCCCTCTGAGTGAAGTCAACATTGTGTATGACCAGCAGTCTCGACGCTCCAGGGGCTTTGCCTTTGTCTACTTTGAGAACAGAGAAGATTCAAAAGAG GCTAAGGAGCGTGCAAATGGTATGGAACTAGATGGCCGTAGAATCAGAGTCGACTACTCGATTACCAAGAGGCCACACACACCTACTCCAGGAATATACATGGGGAGACCAACATA TGGCGGAGGCCCGAGTGTAAGCCGTCGCCGTGATCACTATGATCGAAGCTATGAGCGTGGATATGATCGCTATGATGAACGTGACTACTACAACAGCAGGTCATACAG GAGAAGATCTCCCTCTCCTTACTACGGCCGAGGACCGTACAGGTCAAGATCACGCTCTCGCTCCTACTCCCCTC gtCATTACTGA